In Amia ocellicauda isolate fAmiCal2 chromosome 7, fAmiCal2.hap1, whole genome shotgun sequence, the genomic window TCTGAACGGAGGCCTGCCCATGAAAGAGATTTTGTGCCGCAGATTGCTTGAAGAAGACAAAATCGGTGGTTTCCCCAAGGACGTTAATCTGGCTcagaaacatttataaataccaCCACGAAATTGAGATACTGGAGACTTGAGAAAGAGGAGAAGGGTGGGGGTGGAGagattgttttcttaaaaacagACAATTACAGATAAGGAGAGCCTAACATATAAACAATCTCAatgagagtctgtgtgtgtttaaccAGGACAGTAGAGGACTGACAGTTGCTGAGGGGCTGGAATTGTGTCCAGAGCTGCAATAcattgtaagatattatttgttagattGCATTTTTCTGTGGGAAATTCTATGCTATCTGGTTTGGTACAAGAAACAGACTTCTGTCCTTTGACTTAGTCCCTAATTTCCAAGGGGAATGCTAGACCCTGGCTTAACTATGTGTCCAGAGTCCAAAAgatacctgtcctctgattggctcctagccaaattcgaaaTATATTTGTATCACGCACACAACTCATGGTGGTGGCAAGATGTGATTGGTTAAAAAGAAACCTTATAAAACTAGGGACAGACAAACAGAAGAAGAAAGATAAACACAGCAAGAAGATCAGgaggaagtgagagagagagagacacacccgcTGCCTGCCTGACCAGATTGACCTAAACTGCCCTGTGAGGACAGTGttatctgtttctttttttaatccagcagaagcttaatattacttgttTCCAGTAATAtgattgaatgatattagttttctATGTTTGTCATAAATAAAGAATTATTGCACACCTGTGACCATATCTTCCCTACAAAAAGAATCTTATTGAGGTATACATTGGCCTAcaagttttcagttcaactatttattggaTTGGCTGAATAACTAAGCATAACAAAATCCTCTTACAACATTTTCAGCACTGGGGAACCGGACTACAGAGGAAAGCCACTGAAACACCACAACAGAAAAGCAGTTCAAGAGGCAGAGAGCGGACGATGCACAGTTACACACCCTTGGATCTGAAGAAAAAGGAAGTGACCCATGAACGTGAAGATTACAGATTTCTAAATTGGGGTGGGAACACGAAAGTCATGCTGGGTTGCATTCAACAAGGATCGGGAGAACACAGTGCATATAGATATATACTCCCCAGCGATATACtgaggaaaaaaatgtatacaatttaGAAGTGTGCGTTCGAATGTGGGTGTGGGTtcgaaatgtatacatttaggGGAGATATGACAGAGGGAAAAATAGATTCCTGGTGCTATCTGTCCTAAACATGTGTGAGGTAACAGGAATCAGATATCACAGCTATCACTGTCTTAGAGAACAGCTGGTGGTTtctgatatgtatatatatattttgttttttaaatgtacgcATAGAGTGTCAGTGTCCCTGGCAGTGGAGCAAAGTCATTGTTCACGAGGGGGCTGAAGTGGGGCTGCTGCTTTGGCCGGGCTGAAACAATAGTTAGAGATGCTCGGCCCCGCATCAGACAAGGCTCCGAGAGGTCAAAGGATCCTCCCCTACACTCACGAGGTCAGGGGGCGCCAGCCAGGCCATTAACGTAATTAACAAGCTGTccactgaaggaatttcctgCCACCaccacctttttttttctttctttgctgaTGGGAACAGCTGGTCTGTTTACATTTTCCCAGGCAGCAGGTTTCAAACCAGACCCTCTCCTAATAACAGGTCACAGATAAACAATcctgctctctgtctgtctctccctctccccctctctttctctgtctctccctccctccctccctctcagaaCACAGAGCTGCTGTTGATTGctccatttttattatttttaacaaaggATTTTAAAACAGGGGTTCGACTCTGGCTCACCACGAACCCTAGGCTGTACTGTACTGGATAACGTGGTCATGGAAAATGGATGGCAGGGTTTGAAAGTGCTCTCGTTCCACAAACTGATTGTTTATTGCTGATTTTGTTTAGCTTCTGGCCACTTATATAAACTTGTTCTGGTAATCACATGTCATTTAAAgtgtagacacacacacacacacacacacaaacatgcatacAAGACATATACAGACAGAAGGTGAATTGTGTAACGGCTGAGGTTTGCAAGTCATTACCGACAGATTTACAAtgagtttatttttgttatattttttctctGCATACAATAGAGTATTAGTCACAGCATGCCCAAGTAGAACTGGTAAATTCTTGCAAGAATATATCACAGTAAATCATGATAATGTGACCATCTAACGGAGTGCAGCGCAGTGAAAGTCGGTTAAAGTCTATGagtaattaaaatcaatttacACGATATAGTGCAAATTTCACCACAGTTAACTTTGATCAGAAGACACTGTATACGTGGCTATTGTTTAGGGCTGTACCTGGGGACTTGGTGGCGGAGTAGCCAACGAAGGGGCGGTCAGTGTGGGGGCTGGGGCTAGGGCTGGTGTTGGGGGGCCGGGGAGGGGACTCCGGGGTTACCCAGGGGCTCTGGTTCTGGTCTCTCTGGATGTCGTTGCTGCCGTTCGGGCTCCCGGACGGAGGCATCCCTGGCACCTGTGGTGGCTGAGAGCAAAGCACAACGAACAGAGCTGACAGGAGGAGACAACTGGAGCCGGCCAGCATCATGAAAACAGCCCTCACTGAGGCGCTTCAGACAGCCGCACCGTGTTTGAGCAGCGAGAAGTAAAATTTAATACAAGACTGCCCCTATGGGCTGTATTGCACTGAGCTGCAGGACCTTTTGTGCCTCGGTCACGCAAACCTAAATTACTAAatttctgtctgtctcagtAATGCTTTAGATTGTGTggcccaatttaatattaaatagatattcGATTAATAATTGCTAAATACATATCAATAGAATGTTAATGTAATCAAAAACTTACAAAATCGCTCAGCCATCTAAAGTGGAGATATCAAACACATATGCCAAGTTACAAGAAACAATTGAGGCAAACATAGATACCTCCACTTTAGATGGCTGAATGATTTTGTaacttgcattttttttatatttacaatgtttcTGTTACAGATACATATTACATTAACAGTCTATTGAACTTTATTATCAAGTTGTTGGATATTAATAGATTTTCAATTGAATAtctgtttaatattaaattaaatattcaatCTCGGTCTTTTTAATGGATATACCGATTTTACAATATCACCACACTGTACTATTCAGTGTTTCAAATGCGAACAACAGTCCACTGTGTCAAATTAATTTCTAAATCCTCATTCAGGTCGCTTCATaaatgtcttaaaataaaataccgcAAATTCAAATTTCTGCCCCTTAAATCACAAGATGAAAGAAGAGATTTCAATGATGAAAATCTGGTTTTAAAAATCAGTTGCTGTGAAGATattctctccatcccttttgGGAAATCAGAGATGATGGCATGCTGCCCAGTGGCGCCCCCTACCTGCGGTGGGGCAGTGCTGGCAGTGGTGGGCTGGCAGTGTCTCTCCAGGCGGGCGACCAACAGGCTCTGGTTGCTGATGAGGGACACCAGGGTGGCATATTTCCTCTCCAGCTCTTGGTAGTTGGCGGTCACCTGCAGCACCTGGAGAAGCAAGTGCAGTGAGTTTAATCTTCCTCTGCAGCCTCAATGCTTCTTACAATGAGTTCCTACAGAAGTACCAAGCTGTGACACACAACCCTGGTAGTGGATCAGCCCCAAAGCCAGCAgcatctctgacacacactctgCACAGAGACTGAGAGGGGGATGTTATTTAGTCGATGGCTGTATCCAAGTGGGAGGGCGGTGGACTTCTGTCTGTCTACCCCTCTGTCTAAccggtgtctgtctgtctgtctgtacgcCCAGGTGTAGAGTGTTGGGACCAGCAACTATTTCAGTTTGCCATTAACACACAGTTTTACAAGGTCTAACAATCACTAtaattcaatgttttatttctacATGCTCAATATTAATAACAGCATCACTATAAAATATAATCTACATAAACAGGTAGTCCGTATTTCATCCAAACTGTTATGCACTTAATTGATTCAATTAAGGAGTTTACACAGTCAATATCTGCCAATTTGCCAACACCCACCCAATCCCCACTGACCTGCGCGGTGGTGTTGAGCAGGCGCTGTTCCAGCTGCACGGCCTCCAGGCTCCGGTCCTTCCTGTGGATGATCTCATGGAGCAGCTGGGCGTACAGCTGGGTGATGCGGGCATTCATGTTGCGGCTCTCCTTGCGCAGGAGGCGGACCTCCCCCGCCAGCCCGCCGTCCACCTCCACCTGCTGCCGGAGCTGctccagctgctgctgctgccgccccACCTGGGCCCGCAGCTCGGCCAGCTCCGTGGCGTTCAGCGGcccctcctctgctcccccccGGGTATTCAGGCACAGCGCCCCCGTCAGCCTCTGCTGGGGGACGATGAACGTGTAGGAGCATTTCCCACTCCCCGTCGCCCCCGTCGCCCCCGTTGCCCCTGTCGCCATCTTGTGCTCAGAGGAACGGGATTGTCGCTTCTGAGAGGCCTCACGCCCCTCCTGTCCTccgcttcctcctcctccttccccatttgtcttctccttctccttctccctcctccGTCTCTCCATCTCATTACTGGGGAGGACCCCACCGACGCACATCAGCAAGAGCAGAAGCAGGGCAGTGgacttctgtctgtctgtcatctgTCTCACTGgccttgtctgtctgtctgcaggtAGTGAGTCAGAAGAAACCAATTCAGTTTAACAGTAACACACACCCTTGTACAGAACCTCAAGGCTGGGGAAATTCCCTTTCACACCCTCATCAGATAAACACATAAAAAGCAGTGTTTTATCACCCCCTACAGCATGACACGATACTCGTGTGCAACGGTCTTGCCCTGGCTTCTCAACAACAATTTAAATGGATCCATTATGACCTGAACAATTGTAAATGCAACACATCTCTGAAATGTCCACTGAGATATTTACAATTACACTATACTCCGTGTATACTGGAGAATTGGACAAGAGAAAAGTGTTAACAGAGCCGTGGAGGTGTACGGCTCCATCTCTGCACATTCCAGGTGTTCCTTCTGGGAGTTTTTAGAGCTCCAGATGTTTAGCCTGAGAGCAGAAGGCATACAGTTGGAGTCAGAGCAGCAAATGGAAGCCATTGACAGGTCAATATGAGCATGTACACGGTCAACTGGTTGCTGGTCCTGAAATGAACTTCAGAGACACGTCGCTCTCCATTAAAGTCATTAGCACCTTCTAAAGATGTGTGTTTGAGGGCTGGTGAGAGGAAGGTGGCCAGACTGAATTCATCTTCATCGACAGTCAGGGTCAATTTCAcgctgacatttttttttctacgACCCCCACCCACCTACTTTGAACATAATGTCATGGATAAGTCTTCTTCtcgattgtattattattatttttaacaatatCTGACATCTGAATTCAAGGCAGATTAAAAGAACACCACAGCATCTCTAAAACACGGGTAAAATTCACAGGCACTGACAAACACTGCTCTGAGATTCAAAATCAGGCAACAGATGACAAACAAACAGTTTTTACTTGTTAACTTACTGAGAAGATTTCACAGTATGGCTCCCACCAGAACAGCCCAAGAAATTAGATTGTGTTTCTGTAGGTCTTAGATGCCAAGACACATTCAATAGCATAGCAGACGTGAACCAGTCGAAGTGTTACTGCCACACAACCAGCCCAGCTTTACTTCAGATCCATTCTTCACCCTCGGCAAagctttagaaacaaaaccctcACCAGACGGTGGATCTTGCTGGAATCCTCCGGAGTCGTCTCTCCACAGCTCAATGATAAGGACCACGGCGGCGATTGCTCAAGAGAGCTGAAGAGAGTTGGCCCAGTGATCGTGACTGATCCCGAGAGCTGGGTGACAGGCCTGGAGACCCTCAGCAGGactccctcaggctgtggtcaaTGACCGATGGGCTCTATCCTGCGGGGGGATAATTGGTCTGGAGTAAACTCTACTGGGTCGCCACTTTAGCTCCCACCAATTAGACGATAATGAGTGAGAGCTCGGCACAGCTGGCCTCCCACTTTCCCGCAGGCTCGCGCGTCCTCCGGCCACAGACAGGTCCTCCTCGTGGTTTGAAGTCCAAGTCGAAAAGGTTTTTGCAGTGATGCCAGTGGGTCTCTCAGTCCGGAGTGAGTTGAACCGCTCGGACACCAGCACTACTGCCCTGACCCCGGAGAGGGAGGTGGATTGAAGAGATAGGCTGACAGAGGAGCCAGGGGGATGCGGTTTATTTATACGAAAGAGACCTCCCCCTCGTCGCTTTCAGGCTGACAAGTGCCTAACAGACAAAGACAACGTAATTACAGCAGCTCTCCATTGACCTCTTAACCCTTTCCTCCTCCCAGCTTCAACTCTTTGAACATTACTTATACTCCCTccgtccctctctccctctccctcaatCTCCTTCTCGCCTTCCTATATTTTTAGTCTGTCACTGAAGGAACCTGTGTAGAACACAGATTTTAATGAGACATTTGGTGAAGGGCAGACATGGTAATGGACTAAATTATTCTGTAACATCAGTCATGagaacaatatatatgtatgaaaatGAAACCACCAGGAGGAATGTATTGATGATATTCTGGCTCTTGAATTCCCACCTTCCGTTTAAAAAGAGCAGAATATTTGAAAGTCTTGTAAAATGCACTTGGGATACATCAAACGAATTCACgccaatacaatcctgtctgtCTCTTGTGTCATTTTCATACCCCAGCAGTGTGATAAATCCCCTAATGGATGTATTAGACAGCATAGTATGCACGTGTGGATGAGATAATTCTGTTTATATCGATGAGCTGGAAGTGAATGACTGCCCATCTTACCGCCGACTCCTCAGTGTAAACAGTGACAGGGTTGTATCTCGTGAGTGTTCAGCGAAGATAATAAGGGCTTCTGTGCTCTCAGTGGTATGTGATAATTGGAGTGGTGGGGGGCGGGGTTGGGCGTGGGACAGCCTTTGATTTCCAGTTCGTCTACTTGGGGACTCTCATCTAGTTTAACTATATGCAATATGAGACGTGCCTAGTCAAAACACTACAACAGCTGGGCTGCTGTATAGGAGCCGATGCAACCCATTGACAGCACAAGAGATCCAGTACTGGGGATCTGTTGGGAGACACATTCTCTAACATATCTGCAGGATGGCTTTCCTAAAAAACAACTGAACactcaaacaaaaaacatctggaGCATCTATTAGGCTGCCAGATATTTGCATATGTGGAGACATTGTTACATTGACCAGGTTCGGGTTTCTATTCGAGATGCAAACAACACTTCAGTGTGAAGTCTTTAATGAACCTAGCCAACAGTCTGACCTGAGTCTTGTTAAAACCTCTCTTGTGATAAACCTTACCACAGTCTTTGCACAGTACACTTACAGTCCTGGCTCGGACATCCTAGACAAAGCTGTGGCAGACGTTGATATATGTGTCAATCAAAGCCCCATCGTGTGTGGTTAGCCAATGATTCAACACAGTACTGGATGTGAAAGGGGATCCGAGGAGCTACACAACTCATCTTTAGGTCAGTGTAGATTTATCGACCCTCAGATAACCATCGTCTGCTTCTCCAAGTCAGATCTACCGGTACCATTTTCCCAGAAAGCTCCCGACCCTGGCTTCCTCCCCATTTCTCAACCCATCACATGAAGTCTCAACATTCCTGGATAAGGGGATTAGAAAGGGTCACGATTACGGTCAGGGAGAGGACACTGAGCCGGGGCAGGTGGGCCAGCCGACCGTGGAAGAGGGGTCTGAGTGCAGGGCAGTGACCCCAGAGGGCAGTAGGAGACACAAACAGGAGCCAGGCACCGCAGAGCAACTGCAGACACAGCAAAAGAGGGGAAAGAATTGCCAGTGGGAATGAGAACGTCAAACAATGCATTGTGTGGAAATAAACAGCAATCAGATTGAGTTCAACTCTCTACGGTGTTGTGAGCACAGCAGTACAGCTTTGATTACTGATTCACAAAGGTTTAAAACAATGTAGGCTTGCTTTAAAGTCTTTATAGtccaaaatatacaatatatatatattcacctttctttaaaaaaaaaaaaaaactaacaacctTGGCATTGCACTGTAGAACTTATTTTAGtacaaaaatattaacatttgtGCTTCAATATTTTGCACTGGAGACGCACATAATAACACAatgacatttcattttaaagggGTCTTAGCAAATGTACCCTTGGTATTTTTGCCATGGTCTAACATCATTTGAATTGCATACCTCAATGTTAGACATACCCTAGCGTTTGAGGACTTTgctgtattttgtgtatgtctaaATGGTCCTCCCCTCGATGATAACATTTGTTTACACATTTTCTCTAAAGAAATGTAAACCTGCTATCAATTACACGCGTTCTTGCCACACAGACGTAGGAACGTATATTTCACGTATATTTCCAGTCCGGACACAATTAGAGCGGCTCCCGTGACGCGCAGCGCATTTCCTGTGACGCACCGGAAGCGCATGGCGCGGCTGCAGCGTGTGAGCGGAGGGAGACGGAGCGCTATGGCGAGACACAGTTCCTGTACATTCAAagatttcttatttatttaacatcacTATCGTTTCGCTTATTTTGTATTAAGACAACAACAACCTTTAGCCATGGGGAAAAGTAAGGTAAGCCACGTGTTATTAATTAAGCTGTAAAGCAGCTCTTACTGCAGTTGCACGTGTATCTATATAAATACACGTGCGATTATAAATTCCTCTCCAACAGACTTCAGTGACAAACAGTTTAATGAGGTTGTGTTTGTGCTTTGGTATATAATGCATCGTTGCAGTGTGTTTTTGCTAGTTTAAATCGTGTATTTGTGAGAGGATTGCGATTTGTAATGcaatttaattacatacaatacaattacaacTATAATATTGAGGTTTACGATGGATCCCCGCGGGAGCTGTGATCAGGGGATGCGGACGACAAGGCCCGTCGTTTCTGAAAACCTGATCACTCAACCGCGCTGATGCATCTGGTATATCGGCGGTCCGACCGGTTATATGGATCGATGTACTTCTTTCATGTGATCAACCCTATTCCCCCTCTCAGACAAAGAACCAGAAGAAGTCTCGGCAGAACGCCCTCCATGTGGCCCAGGAGGAGTACAGCTCGGTCCCGCACTCGTTCGTCTTCCACCGGGGCCACATCGGCAAGAACGTGGAGCAGCTGGTGAAGGACATGCGGCGCGTCATGGAGCCCTACACCGCCGAGTCGCTCACGGTACATGCTCTCCAGACTGGCATGTTGTATGGGCTCAGTGTTTTGACTAATCAACAGATTGAGATCGGCCATATTAATATGACCGTTTTAGATGAGCCTACCCGAGTCAGTCATGGCATGAACTAATTGGGAGCTGCTGTTAGAACAGACACTGCGCCCCCCAGGACTCTGTGGCTTTGACTAGTGCTGGATGCAAGTGATGAAAGCTTAAGACATATTGAGGTTTCTGTGATACTTCAAAGTAAACGCACTGATGCATCTGGAATCGGGCGGGTCTGGCAGCGTGTAGGTCCTATAGGGCAGAAGTTCAGTGTGTTGCATTTCTTAGTTCAGGTCTCACCTGGGAGGGGGCTCTGAAAGCTGGAGACCCAGGATGCAGATCTAGCGATTGTCGATTGGCTGCTTCACGCCTCGGTCCCTGATCCCTGTGCCGTTTCTCCCACGTCCAGGTGCGCAAGAAGAACGTACTGAAAGACTTCGTTGCCGTGGCGGGACCGCTTGGGGTGACGCACTTCCTAATCTTCGGCAAGTCGCCCTCCAGCATCGGCCTGGTGAGTGCTGCGGCCCTCTCTCTCCTCGGAGGGGAGGGTCAGAGGGATAGTTCATAGGATCGCTTTGTAAAAACTCCAGGAGAAGCGTCCCGTCCCCATTCTGACCTGACACCtccgtcctctccctctctctccgtgcAGAGACTTGCCCGTCTGCCCAAAGGCCCGATGCTCCACTTCCGCGTTCTGAAGGTAAGGGTTCTAGATCGAGAACCGCTGCACAGAATCCCGAACCACAAGCTTGATAGAAACCTCACGGACAGTTAATgggcttttatttatgtatttatttgcacaCGCCCCTATCCAAGGCAACTTAGTTGACACTAGAAGTGCAGAAATAAGTTACTTATGATGCGTGTAACAGGCCTTGATTTCCGTTATACTGTGAAAAAACCGTTATGCTTCAAATTATAATATGTCCTTGTTGAGTTGAAGTCTGTTCTCATTTGTTTGAGTTGAGGAATAAATTACTCTTGTGTAACCCGTTGGAAccaaaattaaaatgcagtgaGGTGTTACTGGGgggattttaattaaacttatGGCCTTCAGTGCATTGGAAGCCCAGCCCAGTTCACAGGGAACCTCTCTCCCGGTGTGTGATGTGATTGGTCTTTAAACCCCCCCTCTGCCCCAGTACGCCCTGATCAAGGATGTGGTGTCGTCCGTGAAGCGCCACCGGATGCACGAGGAGCAGTTCACGCACCACCCCCTCCTGATCCTCAACAACTTCGGGGTGGAGGGCATGCACGTCAAGCTGATGGCCACCATGTTCCAGAACATGTTCCCCTCCATCAACGTGCACAAGGTGAGCGTCCGTCCAGCACCTGCCCCCCCTGATTGACAGCACATAAGAGTTTGTTTGCCAATTAAAATTGTAAGATCAATTGGCAAACAATTACATAAATTAGTCGGTTTGTCAGTAATTTTGGAATGGTTTAATTCATTTGATTTATACTTTCATTTAGGAATTGATTAATTTAAGAATTAGATTTAAATGTGACAATACAGCTCCATAGAAAGCAGAGAGCATCTCTACAGTCATGTTCATTGCAGCTTTTGACCACAAGGTGGCAGCAGTGTCTTAGTTTGCTTCAGTGAGGAACCCATCGTATGAAGATCTCCGTGGTGGGCGTTTTGACCCAGTAGCCTCGTGAGCTGGGACTTCACTCGTCAGCTGCTGTTTCCAGTGATGCATCCGTGTTTGTTTTCATCACACAGGTGAATCTCAACAGCATCAAGAGGTGCGTCTTGATCAACTACGACCCCAAGACCCAGTCCATTGAGTTCCGACACTAGTAAGTGCCCCGTCGGTGTCGCCCCGGACACAGGCGTGTTTCCACAGCTGTGGCCGGTGCGGTACTTCAGTAACGTCTCCTCGGGTCACTTCCTGCCGGCCTTGTGTTGACAAAGGACCTGGGTGCAAGTGATGACACGTATACTTGCTGACGGCACAGTGATttgtttcaaagtaaacgcaCTGATTCACCCGGTCTCGGAGGCAACGCAGGGTGGGGGTGGAAGTctgagggtggtgggggtctttgGTCTCATTAATTTGGGTCGGGCTCGGCAGCCAGACTTAATCATTGCTCTGATCTCGGAAGTGTTTTAATTGGGGGAAATGCTTTCGCTCAACATGATAAAATGAGTAAAcgcgctctgtctctctcccctctgCAGCAGTGTGAAGGTGGTTCCTGTGGGCATGAGCCGGGGGGTGAAGAAGCTCATGCAGGAGAAGCTTCCCAACATGGGCCGATTCGAGGACATCAGCGAGCTGCTCATGAAGTAAGAGCCAGTGACCTTGGGGGGGGGCTACACTGACCCTGGGGTGGTCTTTCTGAGCGCACGGTCCTCAGTGGTCGTGGTCGGGTACAACGCGCTGTGAGTTCTGTGCTGCGCTGTGACGTTTAAGTAGCGTTTGTAGGTGGATTGGGTGCACGTGATGTGATGTAATGTGTTGTTGATGGAACAGTGatctttttcaaagtaaacgcacTGATGCACCCAGTCCAGATCCATAAACAAATTTagaattcaattaatcaattaagatcTCAGTTAGGACTGAAACCAGCAGGACCAGGTTTGGGAATATAAAGCATCTGAGCAAACCAAGACCACAAATGAATCTGTAAGGGTGGTGGAAAGTAAACTAGGGAGAAGAACCCACTTCATAAGGCGTTCCACCGCGCCGTCCCTTCGGTTGTCGTTTAACCTGTGGGTCGTCTCTCCATCCCAGGGGGGCCAACCTGTCGGAGAGCGAGGCGGAGCAGGACGGGGATCACAACATCACGGAGCTGCCGCAGGTGTACGCCGGCCGCGGTAACATGAAGGCCCAGCAGAGCGCCGTGCGGCTCACCGAGGTACGGACGCCCGGGTGGCTGAGCTGAACTGTGTCCGGACACTGAAGCAGGGAAACACAGGGACCAGCCGCACTTTAATCTCCATGGCTGGGGTCAGATAAATAGGATGTACAGCTGCATTGAACGAGTAGTGGTGGGTGAATGTGCTCCACCTGGTGGAATTCAATTAAGTAAGGGCTCAGctgaaacaaaaaccagcagggcgggggctcctccaggacctcTAGTCTAGACGAGCAGGGAGAGAGTGGCAGGCGACTGCGTGTGAGGAAGGAGGGATGGGGTTTGTGTGATGATGGTATagtctgctgacctctccatgaCGTCTACAAGAGTAAACGCTTTCTGACAAGCCCCCCCCCTCCTTTCAAATGTAGGTCTTTCAGTCGTCTGGTCCCCCAGCGTGCAGGAAGTGGGAAACTGCGCTCGCGTGTCTAATGTCACGGCCGAGGCCCACTCAGCTGCTTTTTATAAATTTTTTCCGTTGCCCACATGATCAGTCTCTCCTCCTTCTTGTCCCCAGATCGGCCCCAGGATGACCCTGCAGCTGATTAAAATTGAGGAAGGCATGGGCGAAGGCAATGTGATGTACCACGCTGTCGGTAAGTGGTCGGCTGTGTGGGTTTTCAGTTCAGTGAGAGGAACTGATGGAGTACAGTAGCAGTCCTGCCCCAAACTGGACTGGATGTCAAAATAACGTGAAAGTTATTGAATTTGTTGCAAATTTCCAGGAAGTTTACAGCAGTTTCCCAATTACACAGCTGCGTTtgtactggagcattctgggcactgcagcagtgtcccccacctgggtcTGAATCCTCCGCACAGGATGCACGTGATGAAAGCTAGTCTGCTGATTGTGTTGTGATGTCTCTTTTCAAAAGTAAACGCTTACTGATGCATCCCAGAGCTTTTCACAAGCCTTTCCTGAGCCTTTTCTCCCTGAGAGCCGGCCTGCGGTCTAGAGGCCCGTGTCTATCAATCGATTTTGATTTGAACCCTTTAACCCCCTTCCAGTGGAGAAGACCAAGGAGGAGCTGCGGGAGATCCAGGCTCGCAAAGCGAAGAAGCTGCAGCAGAAGGAGGATCGCAGGAAGGCCCAGGAGCAGAACATCGCCCTGAAGAAGGAGAAACAACGGGAGAACAAGTGAGTACCCCGAGGTGGCCGGCAGAAGAGCATTCTGGGTAGAGTACCTTTGTCAAGAGTACAGCAGTGACCCCACACCCCTCCAGAGCCCTGGCCAGCGCTCCACACTGGATGCAAGTGATGAAAGCTGTTCTACTGATTGTGCGGTGATTGTTCTCTTCAAAAGTAAACGCTTACTGATGCATCCGAGCGCCTTTCACAAGCACAGTACAGTCGCCCCCCGTAGTTGCACTGTAATTGATGTTGAAGCCATCATGCAAATGTAGGAGCTAAACTAAACGTAGAAGCCCTTATTCGAGAGCCACATCGGGGCGGGGAAGAGCTGGAGGTTTGCAGTTGACCGTCCCCATCTGGTCTGCGTGAGGAAGTGACTCATTTTCAGTAACAAGTGACCAGTTTCACTTCCCCCCCGAGCGTATGGCTGGAAACTGTTTCTCCGT contains:
- the ppan gene encoding suppressor of SWI4 1 homolog, translated to MGKSKTKNQKKSRQNALHVAQEEYSSVPHSFVFHRGHIGKNVEQLVKDMRRVMEPYTAESLTVRKKNVLKDFVAVAGPLGVTHFLIFGKSPSSIGLRLARLPKGPMLHFRVLKYALIKDVVSSVKRHRMHEEQFTHHPLLILNNFGVEGMHVKLMATMFQNMFPSINVHKVNLNSIKRCVLINYDPKTQSIEFRHYSVKVVPVGMSRGVKKLMQEKLPNMGRFEDISELLMKGANLSESEAEQDGDHNITELPQVYAGRGNMKAQQSAVRLTEIGPRMTLQLIKIEEGMGEGNVMYHAVVEKTKEELREIQARKAKKLQQKEDRRKAQEQNIALKKEKQRENKQRSLEGIRRRKEEQGEGDDSEVEDPGTQEDKPALDEESDEEANYYREAVGEEPDEDMFPDASKRKRRRAEGKPHNPFKKRKFSAERGDKAGRDPAREGPSKRGPKYGKGSPGQGRGKAERGRAGDGAPGKRHQRQGERKFGEEKRNKFGGKKFGGKTTPGAAKGLKFKGQKGKPRPGLKGKGQSKARPGGKPGFKQRKGKGRP
- the angptl6 gene encoding angiopoietin-related protein 6; translation: MTDRQKSTALLLLLLMCVGGVLPSNEMERRRREKEKEKTNGEGGGGSGGQEGREASQKRQSRSSEHKMATGATGATGATGSGKCSYTFIVPQQRLTGALCLNTRGGAEEGPLNATELAELRAQVGRQQQQLEQLRQQVEVDGGLAGEVRLLRKESRNMNARITQLYAQLLHEIIHRKDRSLEAVQLEQRLLNTTAQVLQVTANYQELERKYATLVSLISNQSLLVARLERHCQPTTASTAPPQPPQVPGMPPSGSPNGSNDIQRDQNQSPWVTPESPPRPPNTSPSPSPHTDRPFVGYSATKSPGPWQDCQHVLEAGETDSGIYLLRPRNANRLMQAWCEQSQAQGGWTVIQRRLDGSVNFFRTWEHYKQGFGNLDGEYWLGLEHLYWLTAQGDYRLRVALEDWQGRHVYAEYDSFRLEPESDWYRLRLGEYQGDAGDSLSWHNNKAFTTLDRDRDAYAGNCAHYQKGGWWYHMCAHSNLNGVWYKGGHYRSRYQDGVYWAEFRGGSYSLKKVTMMIKAT